The Microbulbifer sp. YPW1 genome contains a region encoding:
- the moaC gene encoding cyclic pyranopterin monophosphate synthase MoaC, producing MSRLTHLNERGEANMVDVTDKSVSERSARAESAVRMSAEAFALLVDGSNKKGDALAVARIAGIQAAKKTADLIPLCHPLALTKVEVDFELLADARTVRVRSYCRLAGRTGVEMEALTAASVAALTIYDMCKAVDPAMIIGPTRLLEKSGGKRGHWQTEEVTHG from the coding sequence ATGAGCCGGTTGACCCATCTCAACGAGCGCGGCGAAGCGAACATGGTCGACGTCACGGACAAATCCGTGAGCGAGCGCAGCGCCCGCGCCGAGAGTGCGGTGCGCATGAGCGCCGAGGCATTCGCGCTGCTGGTGGACGGCAGTAACAAGAAGGGCGATGCGCTGGCGGTGGCGCGTATCGCCGGAATACAGGCGGCCAAGAAAACCGCGGACCTGATTCCCCTGTGTCATCCGCTGGCGCTGACCAAAGTGGAAGTGGACTTTGAGTTGCTGGCTGATGCCCGCACGGTACGCGTTCGCAGCTACTGCCGCCTGGCCGGGCGCACTGGCGTGGAAATGGAGGCGTTGACTGCCGCGTCAGTGGCGGCACTGACCATTTACGATATGTGCAAGGCGGTAGACCCGGCAATGATCATCGGCCCCACACGCCTGCTGGAAAAGTCTGGCGGTAAACGGGGCCACTGGCAGACGGAGGAGGTAACCCATGGTTAA
- the moaB gene encoding molybdenum cofactor biosynthesis protein B, whose product MAGHAVQTFEPLNIAVLTVSDTRTEENDTSGQYLAEALQAAGHKLADKCILPDDIYLMRAAVSQWIADESVQAVLVTGGTGFTDRDSTPEALQPLFDKTVEGFGELFRQVSFADIGSSTVQSRALAGLANHTLICCMPGSTGACRTGWEGILLEQLDSRHRPCNFIPHIRPAQPACESRG is encoded by the coding sequence ATGGCTGGACACGCAGTACAAACCTTCGAGCCTCTCAATATCGCGGTGTTGACCGTATCCGACACCCGCACCGAAGAGAACGATACCTCGGGCCAGTACCTGGCCGAAGCGCTACAGGCCGCCGGGCACAAGCTCGCGGACAAGTGCATCCTGCCCGATGACATCTACCTGATGCGGGCGGCGGTGTCCCAGTGGATCGCCGACGAAAGCGTCCAGGCGGTACTGGTCACCGGTGGCACCGGCTTTACCGATCGCGACTCCACTCCGGAAGCGTTGCAGCCACTGTTCGACAAGACCGTGGAAGGATTCGGTGAGTTGTTCCGACAGGTTTCCTTTGCCGATATCGGCAGCTCCACCGTGCAGTCGCGGGCACTGGCCGGGTTGGCCAATCACACCCTGATCTGCTGTATGCCCGGTTCCACCGGCGCCTGTCGCACCGGCTGGGAAGGCATCCTGCTGGAGCAGTTGGACTCACGCCATCGCCCGTGCAATTTCATCCCGCATATCCGCCCGGCACAGCCGGCCTGCGAATCCCGGGGGTAA
- the moaD gene encoding molybdopterin converting factor subunit 1: MVKVLFFAGLRERLGTAEHRLEDFSGSVTELRDHLGALFPEWQASLQAADIQAAVNQEMAAPTTRVGDGDEVAFFPPVTGG, translated from the coding sequence ATGGTTAAGGTTCTGTTTTTTGCCGGCCTGCGCGAGCGCCTGGGCACCGCCGAGCATCGCCTGGAAGATTTCTCCGGCAGCGTTACCGAGCTGCGCGACCATCTGGGGGCGTTGTTCCCGGAATGGCAGGCGTCCCTGCAAGCGGCCGATATACAGGCGGCAGTGAACCAGGAGATGGCTGCGCCAACAACCCGGGTTGGCGATGGTGATGAGGTCGCGTTTTTCCCGCCGGTCACCGGAGGGTGA
- the rimP gene encoding ribosome maturation factor RimP, with product MASKRELLEELLAPVVESLDCELWGIDYQTHGRNALLRIYIDAERGISVEDCEKVSRQVSAVMDVEDPISSKYTLEVSSPGMDRPLYKLEQYQRFIGAQVELRLRMPLDGQRKWRGLLAGVEGDEVVLRIDSENEYLLPIDSIERANIVPQFESGKK from the coding sequence ATGGCAAGCAAGCGCGAACTTTTGGAAGAGCTTCTGGCTCCGGTGGTTGAATCACTGGATTGCGAGCTGTGGGGGATCGATTATCAGACCCACGGCCGCAACGCCCTGCTGCGGATCTACATTGATGCCGAGCGCGGTATCTCCGTGGAGGACTGTGAAAAGGTCAGCCGCCAGGTCAGTGCCGTGATGGACGTGGAAGATCCGATCAGCAGCAAGTACACCCTGGAAGTATCTTCCCCGGGGATGGATCGACCGCTGTACAAGCTTGAACAGTATCAGCGTTTTATCGGCGCCCAGGTTGAATTGCGCTTGCGCATGCCGCTGGACGGTCAGCGCAAATGGCGCGGCCTGCTGGCCGGTGTCGAGGGCGATGAAGTGGTCCTGCGTATCGATAGCGAAAACGAGTATCTGCTGCCGATCGACAGTATCGAGAGAGCGAATATCGTTCCGCAGTTCGAGAGTGGAAAGAAGTAA
- the moaE gene encoding molybdopterin synthase catalytic subunit MoaE, giving the protein MDFIEVRTAPLAVADEYAALRADNRSDGAGAMFVGSVRDFNAGAGVSGLALEHYPGMTERSLQRIVSDARARWALGRVRLLHRVGPMAVEEDIVFVGVTSPHREAAFAACHYIMDRLKTEAPFWKLESGEAGVGWVAARDSDREALQKWR; this is encoded by the coding sequence GTGGATTTTATTGAAGTGCGCACGGCTCCGCTCGCCGTGGCCGATGAATATGCAGCGCTGCGCGCAGATAACCGCAGTGACGGCGCCGGTGCCATGTTTGTCGGCTCGGTGCGCGATTTCAATGCCGGCGCGGGCGTCAGTGGCCTGGCTCTGGAACACTACCCGGGTATGACGGAAAGAAGCCTGCAGCGGATCGTCAGTGACGCGCGAGCGCGCTGGGCGCTCGGGCGGGTGCGCCTGCTGCACCGCGTTGGCCCCATGGCAGTGGAGGAGGATATCGTGTTCGTGGGGGTGACCAGTCCCCACCGCGAGGCGGCGTTCGCGGCTTGTCACTACATCATGGATCGCCTCAAGACGGAGGCACCATTCTGGAAGCTGGAGTCCGGGGAAGCGGGTGTCGGCTGGGTTGCCGCGCGGGACAGCGACAGGGAGGCCCTGCAGAAGTGGCGCTGA